The DNA region GTACCAGGGGCGGAGTCACCTGCTGTGCCCGGGCCCAGTCGGCGATGGTCTCGGGCCAGAGGAGGAGCGAGACGACCAGGGACGCGGGAAAGGCCGCCACGTCGTCGCGGACGCGGCGGATGGCGGCCAGCTCCAGTGGGGAGCGGCCGGAGCGTGGGGGGACCGAAGAGACCAGTGACGGGATCACCCCGTACGCTAGGGCTCAGCCCTTGAGAGGTCAAGAGAGCGGCGTCGTCTAAGTTCCTGGGAGGCAATGTCATAGCACATAGGTAAGTTTCCCGCACTAGGTAACTTACCCTGGAGTCATGATTGCCAGACGATGAAGCGGCCGCGACGGGAGGCTGCCTGCACTCTGTGCCGGCCGGTCGGTGCACACTGAGGGAGTGCTTTGCGGGATGCTGCCGGCTCTATGGGACTTTGCCGGCGCTACGGGACCCAGCCGGGCAGCTCCGATGCCCGCCGAATCCGCCTCGCCACGAGCTCCTCGTCGAGCTGATCGTCCTCGTGGATGTCGAGGTAGCGCACTTCCTTGTGTCTGGAGTTGCCGGGGAGAAGAGGGCGCAGTGACGCGCCTCGGAAGAAAGCCACTTTGATGTACTTCGTGAAGCAATGAAAGTTGAGGAACCAGCCCCGGCCCTCGATGCCATAGAAGGGCGAGTTCCATTTGACTGCCTTGCGCACGCCGGGGACGGTTCGCACGATGAGCGCGTCGAGGCGGCGCCCGACGTCGCTCTTCCAGCCCGGCATCGCTGCGATATAGGCCTGCACCGGCGCATCGCCATACGCCTTCGCGATCTGAGGATTGCCGCCGGAGAGCAGGCGCGGCTTCGCGGCG from Gemmatimonadales bacterium includes:
- a CDS encoding DUF1801 domain-containing protein, yielding MAAARKKAKVAKKRAAKPRLLSGGNPQIAKAYGDAPVQAYIAAMPGWKSDVGRRLDALIVRTVPGVRKAVKWNSPFYGIEGRGWFLNFHCFTKYIKVAFFRGASLRPLLPGNSRHKEVRYLDIHEDDQLDEELVARRIRRASELPGWVP